The sequence gaaaattttatatataaaaaaaaaaaagaaaatgtaATTATAATTAGTTTCCAAATATAAACCTAACTTGTTTAAAAAATATGTAAcgaattttataaaaattttaattgtacatgataattattaataagtattatgggatctgggaaaaataatttttcagatttatatcatgtttatatattttaaataattaaaaacagTTTCTATTTAATCGATATATGAATAAAATCGGATTTAACTAATCTAAATTcttaaaattagtaaaaataatttttagagAATGTATTTGACTTATAATAATTATTCAAgtcgaaatattaatttatatatgatgttatataattattttatatttatttacatatcgatcgatgtatatataaataaaagggtttaaaattattttaaacataaagAACAGTAATAATTTATTGAAAACTATTTAAAACACTATTAGAACATATgaaaataatttttgtaatttttggaatgttatttataataaaatacgaattatgtattatttaaacatagaaacaatgtaaaatttgtaataaatatataaacagtaaataaattttatataaaaacttTCCTTAGCTTATATAATATACTTATACCTtcgaaaattataaaaaataattattGGGTTGAAAtagtatttattttgtaatttagtTTCTATTATATGTATACCGAAAATAGATAATaagataaatataaaataaatataatattaagataaatacattttataaaatttttataaaggTATATTAACTGTAAAATATCTGTAAAAATTATAACCCTATTTTTttgatatttatttaattaattatgaatttatgttgtgtatatatatatatatatatatatatatatatatatatatatatatatatatacgatatttataaatataatatataataattaaattattgttatagatatatttaattaataacgaacatcaatattaatatttaactaataataacttatatattaaGTTAACTTATAATGTAAATCAAATTATTagtgtatataattaatacaaataaagaataatattaaataattaaatataatatatattatataatttttataataataatagttatacaatAATATAATCACATAAAAAGgaaaatatttatatatgtgattaatatatacatatttaacataatataactattaatatataatataatataagcaactaattaatatatataataaataataatgatggtTAAATACttattatgtacatatataacttGAATTATGATTGTATGCACAAGTAATCTATTAAGTGttgtatttatatacacacacaacTAGTGAATACTATAATCATAGTAATAAACATACGACTTATacaaacttcaccgctacttacggtcgtaagtgaatgatgtctaggttgtcattatgggataaggttgtggacctcgaatgtcatgacatagtttctgatcaagagttctggcccccggttacatctgatcATTCCGGACTTATTTGATAGCATCGATGTTTGGGCAAGGTTGTATAAACATCAATGTGATTATAGTAGGCATTGCAAACATTTGTTAATCAACCTTTATGTTTAATTAGGATTTTCATTGTCATTTGGACAATTTTTGATCAAACttatatatctctaggttgagatctcgattgcATTTCTTGCTTCTTTTTTCGTTTGTGGATATTCTTCTCCGTGCTattctaaggtgaacttcatagccccgcttttataTATTTGAATGCATTTTAtaaatttggggtgagacacatgctttcttttaaatgatttacaatttagacacaagtgcctaaactttttgatatgcaacttcatgagacttttgttgacttgtattcttacatgcaaatctccaccataatatcgttaattgctaaaaTTAGAATgtggcaagcttaattattgtgaattggcctattgagagcgacgtctctacccattgaccgatcgtcaagggggtacataataatgattaccgacacacgcgcagtgtcaggggttttagtgtttagctcgatattataactcatgacaTATTGATTACTTTTGATAtattgaactaaatcttgtggtctaaaaactttattatgattaataaacctatgttattcactcaaccattgtgttgacttttaagcatgttttgtcttaggTAACGATTAGCTTATGTACTGATGATAATTACTATATGTGTGCTGCCTTGCATTGGAGTCTCGCATATTTCATTTTATTATCTATTAAACATTTGACATTTACATTTGGATTATGATGTAAAACTTCATTTTTTATTCCGCTACAATACAATTAATGTTTTTcttaaaacttctcatatagagtcgttctcgcttatatactTGTGTAATGATATTGAAAAGTCAAATTTACCCcttgccctatttgggggtgtaacAATATACATAATTATCTTACTTGTAAATTTACACGTTATTACCCAATTATCTACATATACTATTACACAAAGTCAGTAGTCTCCCCTCTATGGTTACTGTTTTCATTGGACTCATTGTCCTTTGAGAATATTTTTAAAGGTATCTTTATCAGAGCATTAGGAGTCGGAGTATTTTTTTCGTCGTTAAAGGGATTTAATGGTAGGGACGGGTGGAGTTTCCACTCCCTGCCGTCGCTAAATCGGTGTTAAATCCCACCGTTGCCCTGGTaatggtgtgtttgattttgaatATATCTATTATTCAACGGATATATTCATTAAATAATTTGTTTTCCTCTATATATACTTCTACATTTTTTATACTCATTTTCACAACAACACCAATATTTCTTCATACTTCTCCAAATTAACTTCTATTCTCCAAATAAACATATTTCTTTCATAAAATGTCTTCAGCATCATCGTCTAGCGAAGAGTTTTTTATGCAAGTGCTCGATATAATCAATAGCGAGGCGTTAGAAAGTGAAAATGAAGCGGAAAGTTCAAACACACGTCGTTATATAGAACGTGAACATGAAACCGCACATGTACGTCTTATTACCGACTATTTTGTTGAAGGTTGCAAATACTCCGATGAAAATTTTTAGAAGGTTTCGAATGCGGCGTCGCGTATTTCTCCGAATTATGGAAAATATTCTCAACTACCAAAAAGGAGGTTACCTGAATATTTTATGTATTTTCATTTATAAGTTGATGTGCGCGGCAAGTTGAGTATTAGTACATACTTAAAAATAAATGCCGCTCTACGACAATTAGCTTATGGTGATACACCCGATCTTTTTGACAAGTACTTGCAAATGTCGGAATGAACATGTCGTGAATCACTAATGAACTTTTGTAAGTGTATGATTGATTTATATAAAGATGAATATATGTGAGAGCCTACCACAAATGATATCAAACGATTGAATGAAGCTCACGAAGATCTTTACAGTTTACCTGGAATGATGGGAAGcatagattgtatgcattgggcatgGGGAAAATGTCCCGTTGCATGGAAAGGTCAATTTACTCGAGGAGCTCACAAAGTTTCAACTATTAAGCTAGAATCTGTAGCCTCTTATAATAACTGGATTTGGCATGCTTTCTTTGGGGTTGCGGGTTCAAACAACGACTTAAACGTCTTGAACGCTAGTAATCTCTTCAACTCAATGCTTAATGAAGAAATAGAAGACATTCCTTTTACTGTAAATGGAGTTGAGTACAAAAGAGGATATTATCTAGCGGATAGTATATATCCCGGGTGGGCATCATTTGTTAAGGCGTTTTCAAGTGCAAATGACGAAAAACGTAAGTACTTTTCGAAGAAAGAAGAAGCAGCAAGCAAGGATGTTGAGAGGACTTTTGGTATTTTACAAAGGCGTTGGCATATACTACAACAACCATCAAGGACAGAAGCATCAATGTTATGAAACAAATGATGTATACGTGCATCATATTACACAATATAATTGTTGAAGATAATGGTTTTGCTATAACCGAAAATGATTAGGTTTACGAACCCGTTCGTAATATGCAAGCAACTTGAATCAAGAGGTGCGAAACTTATAGGAGGAGGACTAAAGAATTACGAGATAGGGAAGTGCATGAGGGCCTATGATCGGATTTGATTGAACATGTATGGGCTAATCGTGAgaaaagtttcttagtcggaatccgtggttccacggggcaataaactaaatgaccttaacatttacattcacttaatatctaaaacatatcattaaactgttttgtttaaacaaaccgtattttcacgggtcatttcactacttTACACTATAATACATGTTACCCGATTTGATATTTACTGTCACataatataaacataaacataaacatagaaAGATAAAAGACAGAAAATACACAGCTAGATAGTTGCCATCGAAAATAACCCCCGCCGACCTCTTCCAGTTACAACCTCAACCAACACCATCGCTGCCGTACACTGCCGGAACAAACCCCAACAACAAAGATTTGAAGAAATACACCAAATTTCAGAAAAGATAGAAGgtagtaatatttaatatttgaGGCTGGGAATAACCACCAACACCGTCGTATACTGCTCGGACTAGCTCAATTAACACCATCACTACCAGACACTGAGGTCAGAACAACCTCAAACAACATCAGATTTGAGAAAATACACCGAATCGAAAAAAATGACATAAGATCTGAAAAAAATAACTATACTTGACACTAACACCATAGACCTCCTCCTACTACCACCATCTTCCATCCCTTCAACTCATTTTTAAATGGACTGTTAACCACCTCCACATTGACCTCCTACCACCACATAAATTAAAATAACCGTAGACCTCCAGCCACCTCAGAAAATAAGGTGAGTGCACGATGGTCGACGGTCTGGACGGTAAAGAAGAAGGCAGGATGAGAATGGTGCTTCGGCCGAATTTAATCAGAGAAGAGGATATGAAAGTGGATAAAGATTTAGATCTATGATATTTTTGGGGGGAATAATAAAGAAATAAAAGAAACAGTACTTAATGGGTGAATATATCTTCTGTGTACACTTCGTATGGAGTTTTCAATATGGATGGGTGAAGCCCAATTCTTTATTTTTATCGGTTACTAGTTTCTATTATTGTTGTACTACTATacttattttaaaataaaaataaaaatacatatctatctatctatatctatctatctatctatacatctaTCTATACACTATAATAAATTGAGGGATTTAATTACTACGTCTCAGCCTCTCCTTAAAACTTGACGTGTAATCCTAATTGTTAAATTCTAATTGGTCCTTAATTATAACCACTATTGACATGGAAGTCCATCTGACCAAATTTTGAAATCAAATAAACATAAATCGTCAGTTTCAACCGCAAATTTCGGATCGCTCTCATCAATCAACAATTAAATTATCTACATTTTCTTTCATAATTAATATCAATCCGATAATATACTCCCTTCCGTTCAAGCTAAAGGATTCAAATCTATTATCATCTAATAGACTACCCTCCTGTTAGCATTTTTCACTGCTTTTTTTTGCTGAACGTGATATTAGTGTTTTGAAATATATACACTCACGATGCAATTATTCAATGGTAACATGGTTACAATCTGTTGCAACCTTCAATCTTGATTCTTAAACGATTTCAACCTTCAATTATCAATTTGTCGGGTGTAAGTATTCAATTTTTCCTATTTCTATATGATATAGCATATTTGATTCTTATTATTTTGAACTCGATTATTTTACTGATATATGGATAAGAATATAAGAAAAAGATTAATTGGTTTTGATTTAATTTGAATTTGAAAATTGATTATGGTTCGTTCAAAGGTAAAATTAATTGTGCTTTCAGCAATAATAATCGATTAAAATAGAACCGGGTACGTTCATAGTTTAAACTGGTGGTTGTCGGTGAGGATCAAATGCAGCAAGTTTCGATCAAATGCAGCAAGTTTCTGGAGGTTACAAACCTGGTATGCATATTGTTTTACCTGCTTTTTTTCTTCATACTGTTATGAATTCTTTGTTAGTATCTGTTTATTTGACTGTCTGATGTGTTTTGTACTTAACTTGTTGCTCTTGCCTCTTATAATTGATTTTTATGTATGTTCTTTTGGTTTAACTTCATTGCTTTATACAATTGTATGCTACTTTGTGCAGAATAATGGTAAGATGTTTTTGTTGTTATGAGAGCTTATTCTCATCTGCCCTATTTTTGCGCAGAGGTAACATCTAATGTTTTTGTTGTTGAAGATCAGGCACAACAAGTGTCTATACCTGATAACAATGATGTAGTTATTAGTTCTGTTGATAGGTTCATATAATTCACATCATCCCATGATCATACATCATCTGATTCCCATCAACGATTCATCTTTAATTAGGGTTTGAAACTTGGTTTACCATGCTTTCTAGGGTTTCAAACGAATAATCTTCGTCAGATCGAGGCGGATGAGATCGGTGAGCCTCGCTTTGTGTTCTTTATTGTAGCTGTGTTCAGCACTATTGAATTGGTGACACGCATAGATGGTTTGCCATGTTCCCAAACACTCAAATTGTTAGTAGTAGCAACAATCGATTTACAGCGTTAGTATTTGTTAATtgatttagttgaatttttttttttatgtttattcATGTCTTTATATGTCTGAATTGGGTTAGTTGATTACTGATCGTTAGGGTTTTGTTTGTATGCTATTTTCGTATATTTATTTGAATGGTTCATTGTAATTTTGGTTTAGTTTTGCTCATGTGATTTTGGTTTATTATACTTCTTAACAGTGGAAAAATGTGGTATAAAGAACAGTAGCAACAATGTGGAGCGGTGCTTATCACTGATGAGCTACAAAAATTATCTTATTGTAATAAATTCATGCATCTTTTTTAAAACGATTCCAATGTGTAGAGGAAAGAATGCACAGATTGATAAGCAACCTCGTCAGACTTTCAAAACATGTAAGTAGTTTGTATTTGATATATGCACCAGCTTCTGGTTTTAGATATGCAAACCTATTAATCCTAATAATTAAACAAAATGTAATGGGACATTGAGAGGTCTGTACACCGGATTGTTATCACGTTAGATGTTCGACAACAGATCATGTCAATGAATCAAAAAGCTCGGGAAGAATAGGAGCATGCTGATGTCGAAAAACTTCAAAGAGTGGATGAGGCAAGTGTCACATTGTTCTAACATTATAACATTCTTTGATCTTTTACTGAGACTTCAAATTTGTTGTTGATGAAAAACTAGCAATGTTGTTCATAATGTGTAAATGAATTACATGAGATGAAATATTGCTTACTTTATATCTCTTGATCGCCTGATAGTTAATGCTTTAATATACTTTAAGTCTAATAAAATGGGTTTGAGATATTCATCAAGTTCTAACAACCCTTGAATATAAAACTTCCATGATCCCAACGTGCCTCAAGCTTCTACATTTGATAGTGGTAATTTGGTTTATTTATAAACGGGTCAATCTTGGTTATACTTTGCTTGTAATGGGTTTTAAATGTATACATTCAAAGAATGAAAATTTCAGAAAGAGGAAAAACAGAAGCTTACAAAAAACTCATAGGTAATTAAGGTTTTATGAATTTTTTATGAAAAAATGTGTTTTCAAGTGTACCCGAGACATTCGGTTTTGTGCTATATTAAAATTACCAACTATGGCTAGAATTACAACCCACTCAATCTACTAATTTTTCAGCTTATTTTTAGAATTGGGTTTATATTAACTAATCATATTCTTATCGATAGGTAGCAAACATGAGGCTCAATGTACTCTTTAGGAGATGCATAAGTGCTCTTACACGTGGCGGACCTGGTGAAATGCCAAGGCCAATTGAAGTACATGCTCATGATCCACTACGTTATGTTTCTAATATTCTCGATTGGCTACTTCGGGTTCATGTTTATCGGTTCATTTTTACTTGCATTATTTTCACAAGTTGAATCTTATTTCTTTTCACAGGCTTAGGTTTATCGATCCACTTATCTATTTTTTTTGTTTAAACTGTAGATGTTGCTGATTGTGTATGTTTTGGGTTATATTCCCATCAACTGCAACTCTGATTATATGGTACTCAAGGTATGCTGACAAAATGAAATTTTATTTGGAGGGCATGCATCTCATGGAGCTGGAAATATATATTGGTTAGAAAAAAATTAACTTCTTCTAACAAAGAtatattaagtttatataattcGAGACGATAATTGCTTGATACTTTACAACTCGCAAATGTTGCTGAATAAAAAAATTTCAATTTTATTAATGTTGTTGGCAAACCTTATAGGGGATAAATTATTAGACACCATTTTACATGTACATTGATAAACCTTTTCTATGATATCATGATATATGATTGATGGTTCAAGTCAAATACatgtttttttttgtttatttaaaTAAAAATCTGGAGTTCAGTTATAATGTTATGTAAATGGGTTGGTTGAAATCTATTTGATTGTATTATTATGTCTAAGATTTTGTTGACCTTTGACCATTTTTAAGCTACTAATGATTTTCATTTTTTGCTAATCTATTAATTAATTGTTGTTAAATGATAACTATTCCAGGTTATCTGAAGTCAAAGAAAAATCAGATTTTGGTGAATATAAATTATGGAAAATTCCGAAATCGAAGAGAGTTTGTTTGCTCTTGGTGAACCAAAGGTCAATACAGGTTAACCTTTCTAATGTAATTAGTAATTCCTCTAAAAAATGACAAGTCAAATTTTATGATGTGTTTGTGAAGTATCACATTCTGCATTTATGTATATAAATGTACGTATGCATCATATTCGTTAGTCGTTATTTGTGTATTATGAAACCTACCACTATAAGACATTAATATGGTCAGTATTTAGAAAGTTAGACTAATGTTTGTGATCAATCATTAGTTATTAATGCATCTCACGAATACTGAATACGGGCTGCAACTTTAGGGCCCGATCAACAATCACACACGTAGTCCATTCGTGTAAAAATATATGTTTTGAGCCGCCTGTACACCTTTTTTTTCCTGTAAGACTAACATTGTGTTTTTATTGTAGTTACATGGAGAAATGTGCAAAACGCTCGCTCTGATTTATGTCAAAGTCTTGAGCATTTTTCTGGAGCTAGAAAATGCTCGTCCACGTAGCACTTCAGGGATTCAAGCATTATGTTCATTGCATATAGCGTTAGAGAAAGAAAAGATGGCTATTCAACATTGTGCTGAATGTAGAAAAATTTACTTGGTACTTTAAGATTTAACATTTTGATGCTCAAGTAACGTGTGTATTTGTTTATGTGTATGTGACTGTTTTTAACGTTTGCAGGATATAACGGGGAACTCAGTTGTATTGAAATTTGAGAAGGCGAGATCAGCTCTTGAAGATGGTCTTAAAAGGGTTGAAGAGATAGTTCCCACAAACTATAGGATGTCAGGTACATATAAGCAAGTTTTCT comes from Rutidosis leptorrhynchoides isolate AG116_Rl617_1_P2 chromosome 4, CSIRO_AGI_Rlap_v1, whole genome shotgun sequence and encodes:
- the LOC139841994 gene encoding uncharacterized protein yields the protein MSSASSSSEEFFMQVLDIINSEALESENEAESSNTRRYIEREHETAHPTTNDIKRLNEAHEDLYSLPGMMGSIDCMHWAWGKCPVAWKGQFTRGAHKVSTIKLESVASYNNWIWHAFFGVAGSNNDLNVLNASNLFNSMLNEEIEDIPFTVNGVEYKRGYYLADSIYPGWASFVKAFSSANDEKRKYFSKKEEAASKDVERTFGILQRRWHILQQPSRTEASML
- the LOC139839377 gene encoding U-box domain-containing protein 6-like isoform X4; translation: MENSEIEESLFALGEPKLHGEMCKTLALIYVKVLSIFLELENARPRSTSGIQALCSLHIALEKEKMAIQHCAECRKIYLDITGNSVVLKFEKARSALEDGLKRVEEIVPTNYRMSVK
- the LOC139839377 gene encoding U-box domain-containing protein 6-like isoform X2; amino-acid sequence: MCKTLALIYVKVLSIFLELENARPRSTSGIQALCSLHIALEKEKMAIQHCAECRKIYLDITGNSVVLKFEKARSALEDGLKRVEEIVPTNYRMSGTYKQVFCRRFLLEVANWAGRKGWLVSRMCFFIYGSK
- the LOC139839377 gene encoding U-box domain-containing protein 6-like isoform X1, with translation MENSEIEESLFALGEPKLHGEMCKTLALIYVKVLSIFLELENARPRSTSGIQALCSLHIALEKEKMAIQHCAECRKIYLDITGNSVVLKFEKARSALEDGLKRVEEIVPTNYRMSGTYKQVFCRRFLLEVANWAGRKGWLVSRMCFFIYGSK
- the LOC139839377 gene encoding U-box domain-containing protein 6-like isoform X3, with the protein product MENSEIEESLFALGEPKLHGEMCKTLALIYVKVLSIFLELENARPRSTSGIQALCSLHIALEKEKMAIQHCAECRKIYLDITGNSVVLKFEKARSALEDGLKRVEEIVPTNYRMSGCLWSIGSS